Proteins encoded in a region of the Halioglobus maricola genome:
- the truB gene encoding tRNA pseudouridine(55) synthase TruB has translation MARRRRGRPIDGILVLDKPLGVSSNRALQTAKRLYFAAKAGHTGSLDPLATGVLPLCFGEATKFSQYLLDADKAYTSTFVLGTVTASGDADGEVLETNAADHITETDVTVALENFRGEIEQIPSMFSALKKDGQPLYKLARQGIEVERKARRVVVKQLELRDFRAGTAPEVDIYLECSKGTYVRSIAEDLGKALGCGAYVSALRRTKAGPFTLEDSIGLPALEALKESEEVQQMDALLQPADAALEGMPLVKLSESSGFYIRQGQAVMVPNAPCDGMVRVALETGEFLGVGEILDDGRVAPRRLVVTQ, from the coding sequence GTGGCGAGGCGTCGTCGCGGCAGACCGATAGACGGCATCCTGGTTCTGGATAAACCCCTGGGGGTGAGTTCCAACCGGGCGCTGCAGACCGCGAAGCGGCTGTATTTTGCCGCCAAGGCAGGCCATACCGGCAGCCTCGATCCGCTGGCGACCGGCGTGTTGCCGCTGTGTTTCGGTGAGGCCACCAAGTTCTCCCAGTATTTGCTGGATGCGGACAAGGCCTATACGAGCACGTTTGTGCTTGGCACAGTCACCGCCAGTGGCGACGCTGATGGCGAGGTGCTGGAAACAAATGCTGCCGATCACATCACGGAAACGGATGTGACGGTTGCGCTGGAGAATTTCCGCGGTGAGATCGAGCAGATCCCGTCGATGTTCTCAGCATTGAAGAAGGACGGCCAGCCACTGTACAAGCTGGCACGTCAGGGAATTGAAGTAGAGCGCAAGGCCCGCCGGGTGGTGGTCAAGCAGTTGGAACTGCGAGATTTTCGCGCCGGAACAGCACCTGAGGTTGATATATACCTCGAGTGCAGCAAGGGCACGTATGTGCGTTCTATTGCCGAGGATCTCGGCAAGGCACTGGGCTGCGGAGCCTATGTAAGTGCGTTGCGTCGCACCAAGGCAGGCCCGTTTACGCTGGAAGACAGCATTGGCTTGCCCGCGTTGGAAGCTCTCAAGGAGAGTGAAGAGGTGCAGCAAATGGACGCGCTGTTACAGCCCGCGGACGCCGCATTGGAAGGCATGCCGCTGGTGAAGCTCAGCGAGTCCAGTGGTTTCTACATACGCCAGGGCCAAGCTGTCATGGTGCCAAACGCGCCCTGTGATGGTATGGTGCGCGTCGCCCTGGAGACCGGAGAGTTTCTGGGGGTTGGAGAAATATTGGATGACGGGCGCGTAGCGCCGCGTCGTCTGGTAGTCACTCAGTAA
- the acs gene encoding acetate--CoA ligase encodes MSEFPTHPVPANFKDAHIDADTYKAMYQRSIDDPDGFFSEMAHQFLDWDQTWDKVMEYDFVKGEAAWFSGGKLNVSYNCIDRHLPERADQTALIWEGDDPADSKHITYGELKDHVCKLANALKERGVQKGDRVCIYMPMIPEAAYAMLACTRIGAVHSIVFGGFSPEALKDRILDSDCQTVITADEGLRGGRKVPLKVNADKALEACPDVHTCLVVQRTGGDVAWNENRDVWYHELVDGQSTDCTPEPMDSEDPLFILYTSGSTGKPKGVLHTTGGYLLQAAMTFKYVFDYREGEIYWCTADVGWVTGHTYIVYGPLANGAISLMFEGVPTYPDAGRCWEVVDKHQVNTFYTAPTAIRALQAVGDEPVTRSSRSSLRLLGTVGEPINPEAWEWYHRVVGDSRCPIIDTWWQTETGAHMITPLPGAVPLKPGSATFPFFGVELALLNEDGSEIEGAGSGYLVVKRSWPSQIRSVFGDHQRMIDTYFSNYPGYYFTGDGASRDEDGYYWITGRVDDVLNVSGHRMGTAEVESALVLHDQIAEAAVVGFPHDIKGQGIYAYVTPMQGVEPSEELRQELIQLCVKEIGPIAKPDIIQWAPGLPKTRSGKIMRRILRKIAENELDSLGDTSTLADPSVVDSLVENRPS; translated from the coding sequence ATGTCTGAGTTCCCGACCCACCCAGTACCCGCCAATTTCAAAGACGCACACATCGACGCCGACACCTACAAGGCGATGTACCAGCGCTCTATCGACGACCCCGACGGGTTTTTCAGCGAAATGGCCCATCAATTCCTGGACTGGGATCAAACCTGGGACAAAGTCATGGAATACGACTTCGTCAAAGGCGAAGCTGCCTGGTTCTCCGGCGGCAAGCTGAATGTCAGCTACAACTGTATCGACCGCCACCTGCCCGAACGCGCCGACCAGACAGCTCTCATTTGGGAGGGGGACGACCCGGCCGATAGTAAGCACATCACCTACGGCGAGCTCAAAGATCATGTTTGCAAACTGGCCAACGCGCTGAAAGAGCGTGGCGTGCAGAAAGGCGACCGGGTATGCATCTATATGCCGATGATTCCGGAAGCTGCCTACGCCATGCTGGCCTGCACCCGCATAGGCGCTGTGCACTCCATCGTCTTTGGCGGCTTCTCTCCGGAAGCTCTCAAAGATCGGATTCTCGACTCTGACTGCCAGACCGTGATCACCGCCGATGAAGGTCTGCGCGGTGGCCGCAAAGTGCCATTGAAGGTCAACGCCGACAAAGCACTGGAAGCCTGTCCCGATGTACACACCTGCCTCGTTGTCCAGCGTACCGGCGGTGACGTCGCCTGGAACGAAAATCGCGACGTCTGGTATCACGAACTCGTGGACGGCCAGAGCACTGACTGCACCCCCGAGCCCATGGACTCGGAGGACCCACTGTTCATCCTCTACACCTCGGGTTCCACCGGCAAACCCAAGGGTGTGCTGCACACCACCGGCGGCTATCTGCTGCAGGCGGCCATGACGTTCAAGTATGTGTTTGACTACCGCGAAGGCGAGATCTACTGGTGTACCGCCGACGTGGGCTGGGTTACAGGGCACACCTATATCGTTTACGGACCACTTGCCAACGGTGCGATTTCGCTGATGTTTGAGGGCGTGCCCACTTACCCGGACGCCGGGCGCTGTTGGGAGGTTGTCGACAAGCACCAGGTGAATACGTTCTACACTGCCCCAACGGCTATTCGCGCGCTCCAGGCGGTCGGCGATGAGCCAGTAACCCGTTCATCCCGCTCCAGCCTGCGACTGCTCGGCACGGTAGGTGAACCGATAAACCCTGAGGCGTGGGAGTGGTACCACCGTGTGGTAGGCGACAGTCGCTGTCCAATCATTGATACCTGGTGGCAGACCGAGACCGGCGCACACATGATCACGCCACTGCCCGGCGCAGTGCCATTGAAACCCGGCTCGGCCACCTTCCCCTTCTTTGGTGTTGAACTGGCATTGCTCAATGAAGACGGTTCAGAGATTGAAGGTGCCGGCTCTGGCTACCTTGTGGTCAAACGCTCCTGGCCCAGTCAGATTCGCAGCGTATTCGGCGACCACCAACGCATGATCGACACCTACTTCAGCAATTATCCCGGTTACTATTTCACCGGCGACGGCGCCAGCCGCGACGAGGATGGTTACTACTGGATCACAGGACGTGTGGACGATGTATTGAACGTCTCTGGTCACCGCATGGGTACCGCCGAAGTAGAGAGCGCACTGGTGCTACACGACCAGATTGCCGAAGCCGCGGTGGTAGGCTTCCCCCACGACATCAAAGGCCAGGGCATCTATGCCTACGTCACGCCGATGCAGGGCGTAGAGCCCAGCGAAGAACTGCGCCAGGAATTGATTCAGTTGTGTGTGAAGGAAATCGGCCCTATCGCCAAACCGGACATTATCCAATGGGCCCCAGGGTTACCTAAAACCCGCTCGGGCAAGATCATGCGCCGTATCTTGCGCAAGATCGCCGAGAACGAACTGGACAGTCTGGGCGATACCAGCACCCTGGCGGACCCCTCGGTGGTAGACAGCCTGGTCGAGAACCGACCTAGCTGA
- the infB gene encoding translation initiation factor IF-2 → MAEVTVQQLAEVVGASTERLLTQMKEAGLPHTEAAEAVSDEDKQTLLTYLKRSHGESTDAPKRITLKRKTISTLKTSGSQGKKTVAVEVRKKRTYVKRDPAEIEAEAAAEAAAAAEETAAAQQAADEAAAAETAAAEAAEAAEQAAVEAAAAEAEAAQAEAEVAAAETAAAEEEPEEDLANVDPEILRQRAAARRKKQEAEQAAARKAALEAKKAEEERKKTEAAVKAKEAAAKDVSKRPKRLHDAPAAAAADQRKKKPGARLDKNAPQGRGKQRGHNLSLSDLDRAESGMGRRRGRKRLKATHEEHSKHGFELPTAKKLAEVEVGEMTSVGDLAQQMSVKAGEVIKQLMGLGVMATINQMIDQDTATLVVEEMGHTVKAVSSDALEESLEEALAQHEGTEEARAPVVTVMGHVDHGKTSLLDYIRKSHVASGEAGGITQHIGAYHVETDHGMISFLDTPGHAAFTAMRARGAKSTDIVILVVAADDGVMPQTEEAVNHARAAEVPLIVAINKMDKEGADPDRVKNELSAKDVIPEDWGGDVQFIPVSALTGDGVSELLDAVLLQSEMLELTAPRDVPAQGIVIESRLDKGRGSVASLLVQSGTLRQGDIVLAGLQYGRVRAMLDENGQPIKEAGPSIPVEILGLDGTPDAGDQFAAVENERQARELADFRQEKTRDTKLARQQAAKLDNMFEAMGAGDKKTLNIVVKADVRGSLEALQASLLDLGNEEVQVNIVSGGVGGITETDVSLAITSGAVMFGFNVRADASARRVVENEGVDLRYYNVIYDLLDDVKSALSGMLAPELREEIVGIAEVRDVFRSPKFGQIAGCMVTEGTVYRSKPIRVLRDSVVIYEGELESLRRFKDDANEVRNGMECGIGVKNYTDVKVGDQIEVFEVKEIARSL, encoded by the coding sequence ATGGCGGAAGTGACAGTACAGCAACTCGCAGAAGTCGTGGGTGCATCCACCGAGCGTCTGCTTACGCAGATGAAGGAAGCAGGATTGCCCCACACGGAAGCTGCCGAGGCTGTGTCAGACGAGGATAAGCAAACACTGCTTACCTATTTGAAGCGCAGTCACGGCGAATCCACGGATGCGCCCAAGCGCATCACGCTGAAGCGCAAGACGATTAGTACCCTGAAGACCTCCGGGTCGCAGGGCAAGAAGACAGTAGCAGTGGAAGTGCGTAAGAAGCGCACCTATGTGAAACGCGATCCGGCAGAGATCGAAGCCGAGGCCGCGGCTGAAGCCGCTGCAGCTGCGGAAGAAACTGCTGCCGCACAGCAGGCTGCTGACGAAGCTGCCGCTGCAGAAACAGCCGCTGCTGAGGCCGCTGAGGCTGCAGAGCAAGCCGCTGTGGAAGCCGCCGCTGCCGAGGCTGAGGCAGCCCAGGCCGAAGCTGAAGTCGCTGCTGCAGAGACTGCCGCCGCGGAGGAAGAGCCCGAAGAAGATCTGGCCAACGTTGACCCTGAGATTCTGCGTCAGCGCGCCGCCGCTCGCCGCAAGAAACAAGAAGCCGAGCAGGCGGCAGCCCGTAAGGCCGCACTTGAGGCCAAGAAGGCAGAAGAAGAGCGTAAGAAAACAGAAGCTGCTGTCAAAGCCAAGGAAGCCGCTGCCAAGGATGTGTCCAAACGTCCCAAGCGTCTGCATGATGCACCTGCTGCCGCGGCTGCAGATCAGCGCAAGAAGAAGCCAGGTGCTCGTCTGGACAAGAATGCCCCGCAAGGTCGGGGTAAGCAGCGCGGTCATAACTTGTCACTGTCCGATCTGGATCGTGCTGAGTCTGGTATGGGCCGTCGCCGTGGTCGCAAGAGACTGAAAGCGACTCACGAAGAGCATTCCAAGCATGGTTTCGAACTGCCCACCGCCAAGAAGTTGGCAGAGGTAGAGGTCGGTGAAATGACATCAGTGGGCGACCTCGCTCAGCAGATGTCCGTCAAGGCCGGCGAAGTGATCAAACAATTGATGGGCCTGGGCGTAATGGCCACCATCAACCAGATGATCGATCAGGACACTGCCACGCTGGTGGTAGAAGAAATGGGGCATACGGTTAAGGCTGTTAGCTCCGACGCACTGGAAGAAAGCCTGGAAGAAGCACTGGCACAGCACGAAGGTACCGAGGAGGCTCGCGCTCCGGTTGTTACCGTGATGGGCCATGTTGACCACGGTAAGACTTCCCTGCTGGACTACATTCGCAAGAGCCATGTCGCCTCTGGCGAGGCCGGTGGTATTACCCAGCATATCGGTGCCTACCATGTAGAAACCGACCACGGCATGATCTCCTTCCTGGATACTCCCGGACACGCGGCATTTACTGCCATGCGTGCCCGCGGTGCCAAGAGCACAGATATCGTGATTCTGGTGGTAGCGGCCGATGACGGCGTGATGCCTCAGACCGAAGAAGCGGTTAATCATGCTCGCGCAGCCGAAGTGCCGCTGATCGTAGCCATCAACAAGATGGACAAGGAAGGCGCTGATCCCGATCGCGTCAAAAATGAGCTTTCCGCGAAAGACGTTATACCTGAAGACTGGGGTGGCGACGTTCAGTTTATTCCTGTGTCTGCCCTGACCGGTGACGGTGTCAGTGAATTGCTTGATGCAGTCTTGCTGCAGTCCGAAATGCTCGAACTGACAGCGCCTCGCGATGTGCCCGCACAGGGTATCGTGATCGAGTCACGTCTGGATAAAGGTCGCGGATCGGTAGCGTCATTGTTGGTTCAAAGCGGCACGTTGCGTCAGGGCGATATTGTCCTCGCCGGGCTGCAGTACGGTCGTGTTCGCGCCATGCTCGACGAGAACGGTCAGCCTATTAAAGAAGCTGGCCCCAGTATTCCGGTAGAAATTCTCGGCCTCGACGGCACGCCCGATGCGGGTGACCAGTTCGCCGCTGTAGAGAATGAACGTCAGGCGCGTGAGTTGGCAGACTTCCGTCAGGAAAAGACGCGCGATACCAAACTGGCTCGCCAGCAGGCGGCCAAGCTCGACAATATGTTCGAAGCCATGGGCGCAGGCGACAAGAAGACCCTCAACATTGTGGTCAAGGCCGACGTGCGCGGTTCACTGGAAGCTCTTCAGGCATCGCTGTTGGATCTCGGCAACGAGGAAGTGCAGGTGAATATTGTTTCCGGCGGTGTAGGTGGTATCACCGAGACCGACGTAAGCCTGGCGATAACCTCGGGCGCCGTGATGTTCGGTTTCAATGTTCGCGCTGACGCCTCTGCTCGACGAGTGGTGGAGAACGAAGGTGTAGACCTGCGTTACTACAACGTGATCTACGATCTGCTGGACGATGTAAAGTCGGCCCTGTCAGGGATGTTGGCGCCGGAACTGCGCGAGGAGATCGTAGGGATCGCCGAAGTGCGCGACGTGTTCCGCTCGCCCAAATTCGGCCAGATTGCGGGTTGTATGGTCACCGAGGGTACGGTGTACCGCTCCAAGCCCATTCGCGTGCTGCGTGACAGCGTCGTTATCTATGAGGGAGAGCTCGAATCCCTGCGTCGTTTCAAGGACGACGCCAACGAAGTTCGCAACGGCATGGAGTGTGGTATCGGCGTGAAGAACTACACAGACGTGAAGGTCGGCGACCAGATCGAAGTGTTCGAAGTCAAGGAGATCGCGCGCTCGCTGTAA
- a CDS encoding tetratricopeptide repeat protein, which yields MAPSRNAPCPCGSGKKYKRCCLASGEYENGSGGQPAGNDVVEMAKTALNLGDTARAARALEPLLDKTKASPEVLVLGASVAMRTNEYSRACELMERAVAARPNDANYLYNYGTALSIGGRKTEAVDAFKRALKFNPDMVIVYPNMGHSLRDLGRSEEAMACYTKVFGMRNIDLATMSQILVSMHLFSRTEHARLFDMHTQLAQAIAKANPPMNVTRVPGQEKKIRIAYLSPRFSREIVGYFFKPLFDHHNRDRFEIYLYNITPRTDDLTEYLKERADNWQEVGKLSDRQVAEHIAADGIDVLVDLAGHAPENRIGVMARKPAPVQISMLDYFDTTGLATMDYYVTDGFSSPEDSPQQFTEKLLYLDQPRLVYEAPEYAPEPCFNTSPDNPIVFGSFNRHHKLVPHVIETWSALLNAVADSRLVLKGKAFGEEDSQAVFLKRFATHGIGPERIEFRGVSPHAEMFSEYGDIDLALDTFPYNGGLTTCEALWMGTPVLTLLGERIISRQTAGMLASLGLEGFTAKDEADFVRLGQHWSTHRAELLELRQGLRARMAASPLTDAASYTAAFERELERIIS from the coding sequence ATGGCTCCATCAAGAAATGCGCCCTGTCCCTGTGGCAGCGGTAAGAAGTACAAACGCTGCTGCCTTGCCAGTGGTGAGTATGAAAATGGCTCGGGCGGCCAACCGGCCGGCAACGACGTCGTTGAAATGGCCAAGACCGCTCTCAATCTGGGCGACACCGCGCGCGCAGCCAGGGCGCTCGAGCCTCTACTAGACAAAACTAAAGCCTCACCTGAAGTGCTGGTATTAGGTGCCTCAGTGGCAATGCGGACGAATGAGTACAGTCGAGCCTGTGAATTGATGGAGCGGGCTGTGGCTGCGCGGCCAAATGATGCGAACTATCTCTACAATTATGGCACTGCTCTAAGTATCGGTGGGCGCAAGACCGAAGCCGTGGATGCATTTAAGCGCGCACTCAAATTTAATCCGGATATGGTGATCGTGTATCCCAATATGGGCCACTCTCTTCGAGATCTGGGGCGCTCGGAAGAAGCCATGGCCTGTTATACGAAGGTTTTCGGCATGCGCAATATTGATCTAGCGACGATGAGCCAGATTCTCGTCAGTATGCACCTGTTTTCACGCACTGAGCATGCGCGTTTGTTCGATATGCATACACAGTTGGCGCAGGCGATAGCCAAGGCCAATCCACCGATGAACGTGACACGGGTTCCAGGGCAAGAGAAAAAAATACGTATCGCTTACCTGTCGCCGCGTTTCTCGCGCGAAATTGTCGGATACTTTTTCAAGCCGCTGTTCGATCATCACAATCGCGACCGTTTCGAGATCTATCTCTACAATATTACACCGCGGACAGACGATCTTACCGAGTACCTGAAGGAACGCGCAGACAATTGGCAGGAGGTGGGTAAGCTCTCGGACCGACAAGTGGCAGAGCATATCGCTGCAGACGGTATCGATGTGCTGGTCGACCTGGCGGGCCATGCGCCGGAGAACCGTATTGGTGTAATGGCTCGCAAACCCGCGCCAGTCCAGATATCGATGCTGGATTACTTCGATACTACCGGCCTGGCAACTATGGACTATTATGTGACCGACGGCTTTTCCTCGCCCGAAGACAGTCCGCAACAATTCACTGAGAAGTTACTGTATCTCGATCAACCGAGGCTGGTTTACGAGGCGCCTGAGTACGCACCGGAACCTTGTTTTAACACTAGCCCGGACAACCCGATTGTTTTTGGGTCCTTCAATCGTCACCACAAGCTGGTTCCACATGTGATAGAAACCTGGTCTGCGCTGCTCAATGCAGTGGCAGACTCGCGCCTTGTGCTCAAGGGGAAGGCATTTGGTGAGGAGGATTCCCAAGCGGTATTCCTGAAGCGTTTTGCGACGCACGGTATTGGACCCGAGCGTATTGAATTTCGCGGCGTCTCTCCGCACGCTGAAATGTTCTCTGAATACGGCGACATCGATTTAGCACTGGATACTTTTCCCTATAATGGCGGTCTTACGACATGCGAGGCGCTGTGGATGGGAACGCCGGTGCTGACCTTATTGGGGGAAAGAATTATCAGTCGCCAGACCGCGGGAATGTTGGCGAGTTTGGGCCTGGAGGGGTTCACCGCGAAAGACGAGGCGGACTTTGTCCGCCTTGGCCAGCACTGGTCTACGCACCGTGCTGAATTGCTGGAGCTTCGTCAGGGGCTCAGAGCCAGAATGGCTGCAAGCCCGCTTACCGATGCTGCCAGCTATACCGCGGCCTTTGAGCGCGAATTGGAGCGGATAATCAGCTAG
- the rpsO gene encoding 30S ribosomal protein S15 produces the protein MALNAEQKAAIVTEYQVGEGDTGSPEVQVALLTANIEQLQGHFQSHKHDHHSRRGLIRMVNQRRKLLDYLKRKDAARYTGLIKRLGLRR, from the coding sequence ATGGCTTTAAACGCTGAACAGAAAGCAGCAATCGTAACTGAGTACCAGGTAGGCGAAGGCGACACTGGTTCCCCGGAAGTACAAGTAGCACTGCTGACTGCAAATATTGAGCAGTTGCAGGGACACTTCCAGTCGCACAAGCATGACCACCACTCCCGCCGCGGCCTGATCCGCATGGTAAACCAGCGTCGCAAGTTGCTGGACTACCTCAAGCGCAAAGACGCTGCGCGCTACACCGGTCTGATCAAACGACTCGGTCTGCGTCGCTAA
- the pnp gene encoding polyribonucleotide nucleotidyltransferase has translation MNPVTKTFQYGGQTVTLETGRIARQATGSVLVTVENTSVLCTVVAEKTQREGRDFFPLAVHYVEKTYSVGKIPGGFFKREARPSEKETLTSRLIDRPIRPLFPDGFMNEVQVVCTVMSADKSIDPDIPAMIGTSAALAISGAPFNGPIGGARVGFNDENGYMLNPTYEELAQSKLDMVVAGTTDAVLMVESEAKELTEDQMLGAVLYAHQEMQTVIQAINELVAEAGKPKWDWQADAVNEELLAAVEGQVKADLGEAYRITEKAERYARVGEIRDAAVAALVTEGGPSADEVKDLFKKIEKNLVRKRILAGEPRIDGRDTRTVRAIACEVDVLSKVHGSALFTRGETQAIGAVTLGSTRDAQIIDALEGERRDPFMLHYNFPPYSVGEAGRVGFTSRREIGHGRLARRGLAAVLPSDEEFPYTVRVVSEITESNGSSSMASVCVGSMSLMAAGVPLKAPVAGIAMGLVKDGNQFAVLTDILGDEDHLGDMDFKVAGTSEGVTALQMDIKIEGITSQIMETALEQAQQARLHILGQMNEVISEGRQVTSPNAPSMVTLKIDSDKIRDVIGKGGATIRSITENSGATVDIDDDGTVKIFGQNQEARDKAVAMVEEITAEAEVGAVYTGTVARIVDFGAFVTILPGKDGLVHISQIANERVENVSDHLSEGQEVQVKVLDVDQRGRIKLSIKELLEDEAADEPAAEESAAD, from the coding sequence GTGAATCCAGTAACAAAAACATTCCAGTACGGTGGCCAGACAGTCACTCTGGAAACTGGCCGTATCGCCCGTCAGGCGACCGGATCAGTTCTGGTAACCGTCGAAAACACCTCGGTGTTGTGTACAGTAGTAGCGGAGAAGACCCAGCGCGAAGGGCGCGACTTCTTTCCGCTGGCTGTGCACTATGTCGAGAAAACTTACTCTGTCGGTAAAATCCCCGGCGGCTTTTTCAAGCGCGAAGCGCGTCCCAGTGAAAAAGAAACCCTCACCAGCCGTCTGATCGATCGTCCGATCCGCCCGCTGTTCCCTGATGGCTTCATGAACGAAGTACAGGTTGTCTGTACTGTTATGTCTGCGGACAAGAGCATCGATCCCGATATCCCCGCGATGATTGGTACGTCTGCTGCTCTGGCTATCTCCGGTGCTCCCTTCAACGGCCCCATCGGTGGCGCCCGCGTTGGTTTCAACGACGAGAATGGCTACATGCTTAACCCCACCTATGAAGAGCTGGCCCAGAGCAAGCTGGACATGGTTGTGGCTGGCACCACCGACGCCGTGCTGATGGTTGAATCCGAAGCGAAAGAGCTGACCGAAGACCAGATGCTGGGTGCGGTACTGTACGCCCACCAGGAAATGCAGACTGTCATCCAGGCGATTAACGAGCTGGTTGCCGAAGCCGGTAAGCCCAAGTGGGATTGGCAAGCTGACGCTGTCAACGAAGAGCTGCTGGCCGCTGTTGAAGGCCAGGTGAAAGCTGACCTTGGTGAAGCTTACCGCATCACCGAAAAGGCTGAGCGTTACGCTCGTGTTGGCGAGATTCGTGACGCAGCTGTTGCTGCCCTGGTCACCGAAGGAGGCCCTTCCGCCGATGAGGTGAAGGACCTGTTCAAGAAAATCGAGAAGAACCTGGTGCGCAAGCGCATCCTGGCGGGCGAGCCCCGTATCGACGGTCGCGACACGCGCACTGTTCGTGCGATTGCCTGCGAAGTTGACGTTCTGTCTAAAGTACACGGTTCTGCACTGTTCACCCGTGGTGAAACCCAGGCGATTGGCGCTGTAACACTTGGCTCTACCCGTGACGCACAGATCATCGATGCGCTGGAAGGCGAGCGTCGTGATCCGTTCATGCTGCACTACAACTTCCCTCCCTACTCTGTAGGCGAGGCAGGTCGTGTTGGCTTCACCAGCCGTCGTGAAATCGGTCACGGTCGTCTGGCCCGTCGCGGTCTGGCAGCGGTACTTCCCAGCGATGAGGAATTCCCCTACACCGTGCGTGTGGTTTCCGAGATCACAGAGTCCAACGGTTCCAGCTCCATGGCTTCCGTCTGTGTTGGCTCCATGTCCCTGATGGCTGCTGGCGTGCCGCTGAAAGCACCTGTTGCCGGTATCGCTATGGGCCTGGTAAAGGATGGCAACCAGTTTGCCGTGCTGACCGACATCCTGGGTGATGAAGATCACCTCGGTGACATGGACTTTAAAGTGGCCGGTACCTCCGAAGGTGTTACTGCGCTGCAGATGGACATCAAGATCGAAGGCATCACCTCCCAGATCATGGAGACTGCTCTGGAGCAGGCTCAGCAGGCACGCCTGCATATCCTGGGCCAGATGAACGAGGTGATCTCCGAAGGTCGTCAGGTGACTTCTCCGAACGCACCTTCCATGGTGACTCTGAAGATCGATTCCGACAAAATCCGCGACGTGATCGGTAAAGGTGGCGCGACAATCCGCTCCATCACCGAAAACTCCGGCGCTACCGTCGACATCGACGACGATGGCACTGTGAAGATCTTTGGTCAGAACCAGGAAGCCCGCGACAAGGCTGTCGCTATGGTTGAGGAAATCACCGCTGAAGCTGAAGTGGGTGCCGTGTACACCGGTACTGTTGCCCGCATCGTCGACTTCGGTGCGTTCGTAACCATTCTGCCCGGCAAAGATGGCCTGGTGCACATTTCCCAGATCGCCAACGAGCGTGTGGAGAATGTCTCCGACCACCTGAGCGAAGGTCAGGAAGTCCAGGTTAAAGTACTGGATGTAGACCAGCGTGGCCGCATCAAGCTCTCCATCAAGGAGTTGCTGGAAGATGAAGCTGCCGATGAGCCTGCTGCAGAGGAATCTGCCGCGGACTAA
- the rbfA gene encoding 30S ribosome-binding factor RbfA, with amino-acid sequence MAKEYARTQRVADYLQRELAALIQHEVRDPRVGIVSITGVDVSRDLGHARVYYTAMDSNSSEEAEETTEALNRAAGFLRSQLSKDSSMRRLPALRFYFDTSVGRGRHLEDLIQRATKADEELGLRDEDEES; translated from the coding sequence ATGGCCAAGGAATACGCCAGAACGCAGCGAGTTGCAGATTACCTGCAGCGGGAACTGGCGGCGCTTATCCAGCATGAGGTACGCGACCCCCGTGTGGGAATCGTTAGCATCACCGGAGTAGACGTAAGCAGGGATCTCGGTCACGCGCGGGTCTACTATACTGCGATGGACTCCAACTCCTCGGAAGAGGCTGAAGAGACGACTGAGGCGCTGAATCGCGCCGCCGGTTTCTTGCGCAGTCAGCTGTCCAAAGACAGCAGTATGCGCCGCCTGCCGGCACTCAGGTTCTATTTTGATACCAGTGTGGGCCGCGGCCGACATCTGGAAGACCTTATCCAGCGGGCTACCAAGGCAGATGAAGAGCTTGGGCTGCGCGACGAGGACGAGGAGAGTTAG